In Crassostrea angulata isolate pt1a10 chromosome 6, ASM2561291v2, whole genome shotgun sequence, a genomic segment contains:
- the LOC128190290 gene encoding protein MTSS 1-like isoform X4, with amino-acid sequence MEGGIEKDCTALGGLFQTIITDMRASSVVWEDFTSKAAKLHTSLKATLAAIGGFLEAFQKVADMATGSRGATKEIGSALTRLCMRHKSIEAKLKALTGSIIDNLVNPVQEHSEEWKKSVAQLDKEHAKEYKKARQEIKKAASDTMRLQKKVKKGKNEMQLKLDNAMEDVNNKYLALEMAEKNAVRTALIEERSRFCFFISYLRPFVDHEVSLLTEITHLQEIMEHLCMQCNDPHTLPPASEQVIMDVKGFDSSSVWNFSQHSPPSSPSSIGSRKSSMCSINSITSSSSGSIKSHSPSHLNHLRNSAQDSGFTSQDTLFLRPATPTSLKIRQKDADQLSTDNADADSQSSTPSDNTPSASSTWTNWPNPPNTNSKAEDNRPHTISSAYEKTHNRPALSASLFEPPSEMAEEEDVQMRNKKKERSNSSSSSGSGHYARPQSATINKMQPVLPPLAPKPKSKAVPPPKVPTLGEAPAYVNMSDLANMAANKRRESETDLSPQPGSTELPEDLVEAMQQLDSATAALNSEYEQEEEKHQAKMKRNTMELAKAIQELEASTAALQSTYDGDSSTSQHSLQCSSGYGTMNNTPAHSQDTIAMGGSLKRRYVQTLSMSPASKKSYFDHNTSECISGNEKYFTIPRNSEIGNMFRAEMQAKRPASTAGIPVSRQTGAPITRRSSMNTPKPPPPVRRSSSITTANPQTLQRLRNTPPRQLQSTSHGQDSDPNRTSLHRRSNSSGGEPAYAELQTIQMSIHARQQLQYQPEASPYASVDTQQIAYSAPPTPSQYGNRSMPPSGHYQPSSVNQAELMQKLNAQFSALNAPYHQADDSLPPPPPELVQVDPELPPPPSAAELEEMEKVYSTPAVQRPPPVNPKPAHPGADPSRLRASLVSELKGLRKVSNSENDSEC; translated from the exons GTGCTACAAAGGAAATTGGTTCAGCTCTTACAAGACTTTGTATGAGACACAAGAGTATAGAAGCTAAGCTGAAGGCGTTAACAGG GTCCATAATTGATAATCTAGTCAATCCAGTTCAGGAACACAGTGAAGAATGGAAAAAATCAGTTGCCCAATTAGATAAAGAACATGCTAAAG aGTACAAAAAAGCACGTCAGGAGATCAAGAAGGCAGCTTCAGACACAATGAGGCTACAGAAAAAGGTCAAGAAAG GAAAGAATGAGATGCAGCTAAAGCTGGACAATGCCATGGAAGATGTTAACAACAAATACCTGGCACTAGAAATGGCAGAAAAGAACGCCGTACGCACAGCCCTTATTGAAGAACGCAGTCGCTTCTGTTTTTTCATTAGCTACTTGAGGCCCTTTGTT GACCATGAGGTGAGTTTGCTGACAGAGATCACACACCTACAGGAGATCATGGAGCACCTGTGTATGCAGTGTAATGACCCCCACACCCTGCCCCCGGCCAGCGAACAGGTCATCATGGATGTAAAGGGATTTGATAGCAGTAGTGTGTGGAACTTCTCACAA CATTCACCCCCGAGCTCTCCGAGTTCAATAGGATCGCGTAAATCCAGCATGTGCAGCATCAATAGTATTACCTCTTCCTCCAGTGGTTCCATCAAATCACACTCTCCCAGTCACCTCAATCATCTCAGAAACTCGGCTCAG GACTCCGGATTTACATCACAAGATACCCTGTTTCTGCGACCTGCTACTCCCACGTCATTAAAAATTCGCCAAAAG GATGCAGATCAGTTAAGTACAGATAATGCTGATGCAGACTCCCAGTCATCAACGCCCTCGGACAACACACCGTCTGCTAGCTCCACGTGGACCAACTGGCCAAACCCACCCAACACCAACTCAAAGGCAGAGGACAACAGACCACACACAATATCTTCTGCTTATGAAAAGACTCACAACAGACCAGCCCTGTCTGCCAGTCTCTTTGAACCACCCTCAGAAATGGCAGAAGAGGAAGACGTTCAGATGAGGAACAAGAAAAAAGAGAGGTCAAATTCCTCATCCAGTTCTGGGTCGGGACACTATGCCCGACCACAGTCTGCTACCATCAACAAAATGCAGCCAGTGTTGCCACCCCTTGCCCCGAAACCAAAGTCCAAGGCAGTGCCACCACCCAAAGTCCCAACACTAG GAGAGGCACCTGCCTATGTGAACATGAGTGATCTCGCAAACATGGCTGCCAACAAGCGAAGGGAGTCGGAGACTGATTTAAGTCCACAGCCCGGGTCTAcggag CTCCCCGAGGACCTGGTGGAAGCAATGCAACAGTTAGATAGTGCTACCGCTGCCTTAAACAGCGAGTACGAACAAGAGGAAGAGAAGCACCAAGCCAAG ATGAAAAGAAACACAATGGAACTAGCGAAGGCAATACAGGAGCTTGAAGCCAGCACGGCGGCGCTCCAGTCCACTTATGATGGAGACAGCAGCACTAGTCAGCACTCCCTGCAGTGTTCCAGTGGTTACGGTACCATGAACAACACACCAGCTCATTCACAGGACACAATAGCCATGGGAG GAAGTCTCAAGAGACGTTATGTGCAGACTCTCAGCATGTCACCTGCTTCAAAAAAGTCTT ATTTTGATCATAATACTTCAGAATGCATATCTggcaatgaaaaatatttcaccATCCCTCGTAATTCAGAAATAGGGAATATGTTCAGAGCTGAAATGCAGGCTAAGCGGCCGGCCTCCACTGCAG GTATCCCTGTGTCCAGACAGACAGGTGCCCCTATCACACGCCGCAGTTCCATGAACACTCCAAAGCCACCGCCCCCTGTCAGACGCTCCTCCTCTATCACCACAGCAAATCCACAAACTCTACAGCGACTCAGAAACACTCCCCCTAGACAACTTCAGTCAACTTCTCATGGTCAGGATTCGGACCCAAATCGTACATCGCTACATCGCAGAAGTAACAGTTCAGGGGGAGAACCAGCATACGCTGAATTACAAACAATTCAAATGAGTATTCATGCTCGGCAACAGTTACAGTACCAACCTGAGGCCAGTCCATACGCTTCAGTTGACACACAGCAGATAGCTTACTCAGCCCCTCCAACTCCCTCCCAGTATGGGAATAGATCTATGCCACCAAGTGGACATTATCAGCCCTCCAGTGTTAATCAGGCAGAACTAATGCAGAAGCTGAATGCCCAGTTCTCAGCACTGAATGCTCCCTATCATCAGGCGGATGATAGTCTCCCCCCGCCCCCACCAGAACTAGTCCAGGTAGACCCCGAGTTACCTCCCCCTCCCTCAGCAGCAGAACTGGAGGAGATGGAGAAAGTGTACAGCACCCCTGCTGTACAGCGACCTCCCCCAGTAAACCCTAAACCAGCTCACCCAGGGGCAGATCCCAGTAGACTAAGGGCTTCGTTAGTGTCAGAACTAAAAGGATTACGTAAAGTTTCTAACAGTGAAAATGATTCCGAGTGCTGA
- the LOC128190290 gene encoding protein MTSS 1-like isoform X7 has protein sequence MEGGIEKDCTALGGLFQTIITDMRASSVVWEDFTSKAAKLHTSLKATLAAIGGFLEAFQKVADMATGSRGATKEIGSALTRLCMRHKSIEAKLKALTGSIIDNLVNPVQEHSEEWKKSVAQLDKEHAKEYKKARQEIKKAASDTMRLQKKVKKGKNEMQLKLDNAMEDVNNKYLALEMAEKNAVRTALIEERSRFCFFISYLRPFVDHEVSLLTEITHLQEIMEHLCMQCNDPHTLPPASEQVIMDVKGFDSSSVWNFSQHSPPSSPSSIGSRKSSMCSINSITSSSSGSIKSHSPSHLNHLRNSAQDADQLSTDNADADSQSSTPSDNTPSASSTWTNWPNPPNTNSKAEDNRPHTISSAYEKTHNRPALSASLFEPPSEMAEEEDVQMRNKKKERSNSSSSSGSGHYARPQSATINKMQPVLPPLAPKPKSKAVPPPKVPTLGEAPAYVNMSDLANMAANKRRESETDLSPQPGSTELPEDLVEAMQQLDSATAALNSEYEQEEEKHQAKMKRNTMELAKAIQELEASTAALQSTYDGDSSTSQHSLQCSSGYGTMNNTPAHSQDTIAMGGSLKRRYVQTLSMSPASKKSYFDHNTSECISGNEKYFTIPRNSEIGNMFRAEMQAKRPASTAGIPVSRQTGAPITRRSSMNTPKPPPPVRRSSSITTANPQTLQRLRNTPPRQLQSTSHGQDSDPNRTSLHRRSNSSGGEPAYAELQTIQMSIHARQQLQYQPEASPYASVDTQQIAYSAPPTPSQYGNRSMPPSGHYQPSSVNQAELMQKLNAQFSALNAPYHQADDSLPPPPPELVQVDPELPPPPSAAELEEMEKVYSTPAVQRPPPVNPKPAHPGADPSRLRASLVSELKGLRKVSNSENDSEC, from the exons GTGCTACAAAGGAAATTGGTTCAGCTCTTACAAGACTTTGTATGAGACACAAGAGTATAGAAGCTAAGCTGAAGGCGTTAACAGG GTCCATAATTGATAATCTAGTCAATCCAGTTCAGGAACACAGTGAAGAATGGAAAAAATCAGTTGCCCAATTAGATAAAGAACATGCTAAAG aGTACAAAAAAGCACGTCAGGAGATCAAGAAGGCAGCTTCAGACACAATGAGGCTACAGAAAAAGGTCAAGAAAG GAAAGAATGAGATGCAGCTAAAGCTGGACAATGCCATGGAAGATGTTAACAACAAATACCTGGCACTAGAAATGGCAGAAAAGAACGCCGTACGCACAGCCCTTATTGAAGAACGCAGTCGCTTCTGTTTTTTCATTAGCTACTTGAGGCCCTTTGTT GACCATGAGGTGAGTTTGCTGACAGAGATCACACACCTACAGGAGATCATGGAGCACCTGTGTATGCAGTGTAATGACCCCCACACCCTGCCCCCGGCCAGCGAACAGGTCATCATGGATGTAAAGGGATTTGATAGCAGTAGTGTGTGGAACTTCTCACAA CATTCACCCCCGAGCTCTCCGAGTTCAATAGGATCGCGTAAATCCAGCATGTGCAGCATCAATAGTATTACCTCTTCCTCCAGTGGTTCCATCAAATCACACTCTCCCAGTCACCTCAATCATCTCAGAAACTCGGCTCAG GATGCAGATCAGTTAAGTACAGATAATGCTGATGCAGACTCCCAGTCATCAACGCCCTCGGACAACACACCGTCTGCTAGCTCCACGTGGACCAACTGGCCAAACCCACCCAACACCAACTCAAAGGCAGAGGACAACAGACCACACACAATATCTTCTGCTTATGAAAAGACTCACAACAGACCAGCCCTGTCTGCCAGTCTCTTTGAACCACCCTCAGAAATGGCAGAAGAGGAAGACGTTCAGATGAGGAACAAGAAAAAAGAGAGGTCAAATTCCTCATCCAGTTCTGGGTCGGGACACTATGCCCGACCACAGTCTGCTACCATCAACAAAATGCAGCCAGTGTTGCCACCCCTTGCCCCGAAACCAAAGTCCAAGGCAGTGCCACCACCCAAAGTCCCAACACTAG GAGAGGCACCTGCCTATGTGAACATGAGTGATCTCGCAAACATGGCTGCCAACAAGCGAAGGGAGTCGGAGACTGATTTAAGTCCACAGCCCGGGTCTAcggag CTCCCCGAGGACCTGGTGGAAGCAATGCAACAGTTAGATAGTGCTACCGCTGCCTTAAACAGCGAGTACGAACAAGAGGAAGAGAAGCACCAAGCCAAG ATGAAAAGAAACACAATGGAACTAGCGAAGGCAATACAGGAGCTTGAAGCCAGCACGGCGGCGCTCCAGTCCACTTATGATGGAGACAGCAGCACTAGTCAGCACTCCCTGCAGTGTTCCAGTGGTTACGGTACCATGAACAACACACCAGCTCATTCACAGGACACAATAGCCATGGGAG GAAGTCTCAAGAGACGTTATGTGCAGACTCTCAGCATGTCACCTGCTTCAAAAAAGTCTT ATTTTGATCATAATACTTCAGAATGCATATCTggcaatgaaaaatatttcaccATCCCTCGTAATTCAGAAATAGGGAATATGTTCAGAGCTGAAATGCAGGCTAAGCGGCCGGCCTCCACTGCAG GTATCCCTGTGTCCAGACAGACAGGTGCCCCTATCACACGCCGCAGTTCCATGAACACTCCAAAGCCACCGCCCCCTGTCAGACGCTCCTCCTCTATCACCACAGCAAATCCACAAACTCTACAGCGACTCAGAAACACTCCCCCTAGACAACTTCAGTCAACTTCTCATGGTCAGGATTCGGACCCAAATCGTACATCGCTACATCGCAGAAGTAACAGTTCAGGGGGAGAACCAGCATACGCTGAATTACAAACAATTCAAATGAGTATTCATGCTCGGCAACAGTTACAGTACCAACCTGAGGCCAGTCCATACGCTTCAGTTGACACACAGCAGATAGCTTACTCAGCCCCTCCAACTCCCTCCCAGTATGGGAATAGATCTATGCCACCAAGTGGACATTATCAGCCCTCCAGTGTTAATCAGGCAGAACTAATGCAGAAGCTGAATGCCCAGTTCTCAGCACTGAATGCTCCCTATCATCAGGCGGATGATAGTCTCCCCCCGCCCCCACCAGAACTAGTCCAGGTAGACCCCGAGTTACCTCCCCCTCCCTCAGCAGCAGAACTGGAGGAGATGGAGAAAGTGTACAGCACCCCTGCTGTACAGCGACCTCCCCCAGTAAACCCTAAACCAGCTCACCCAGGGGCAGATCCCAGTAGACTAAGGGCTTCGTTAGTGTCAGAACTAAAAGGATTACGTAAAGTTTCTAACAGTGAAAATGATTCCGAGTGCTGA
- the LOC128190290 gene encoding protein MTSS 1-like isoform X3, whose amino-acid sequence MEGGIEKDCTALGGLFQTIITDMRASSVVWEDFTSKAAKLHTSLKATLAAIGGFLEAFQKVADMATGSRGATKEIGSALTRLCMRHKSIEAKLKALTGSIIDNLVNPVQEHSEEWKKSVAQLDKEHAKEYKKARQEIKKAASDTMRLQKKVKKGKNEMQLKLDNAMEDVNNKYLALEMAEKNAVRTALIEERSRFCFFISYLRPFVDHEVSLLTEITHLQEIMEHLCMQCNDPHTLPPASEQVIMDVKGFDSSSVWNFSQHSPPSSPSSIGSRKSSMCSINSITSSSSGSIKSHSPSHLNHLRNSAQLLPRFRLTIPMGTARLTSVSSQDSGFTSQDTLFLRPATPTSLKIRQKDADQLSTDNADADSQSSTPSDNTPSASSTWTNWPNPPNTNSKAEDNRPHTISSAYEKTHNRPALSASLFEPPSEMAEEEDVQMRNKKKERSNSSSSSGSGHYARPQSATINKMQPVLPPLAPKPKSKAVPPPKVPTLGEAPAYVNMSDLANMAANKRRESETDLSPQPGSTELPEDLVEAMQQLDSATAALNSEYEQEEEKHQAKMKRNTMELAKAIQELEASTAALQSTYDGDSSTSQHSLQCSSGYGTMNNTPAHSQDTIAMGDFDHNTSECISGNEKYFTIPRNSEIGNMFRAEMQAKRPASTAGIPVSRQTGAPITRRSSMNTPKPPPPVRRSSSITTANPQTLQRLRNTPPRQLQSTSHGQDSDPNRTSLHRRSNSSGGEPAYAELQTIQMSIHARQQLQYQPEASPYASVDTQQIAYSAPPTPSQYGNRSMPPSGHYQPSSVNQAELMQKLNAQFSALNAPYHQADDSLPPPPPELVQVDPELPPPPSAAELEEMEKVYSTPAVQRPPPVNPKPAHPGADPSRLRASLVSELKGLRKVSNSENDSEC is encoded by the exons GTGCTACAAAGGAAATTGGTTCAGCTCTTACAAGACTTTGTATGAGACACAAGAGTATAGAAGCTAAGCTGAAGGCGTTAACAGG GTCCATAATTGATAATCTAGTCAATCCAGTTCAGGAACACAGTGAAGAATGGAAAAAATCAGTTGCCCAATTAGATAAAGAACATGCTAAAG aGTACAAAAAAGCACGTCAGGAGATCAAGAAGGCAGCTTCAGACACAATGAGGCTACAGAAAAAGGTCAAGAAAG GAAAGAATGAGATGCAGCTAAAGCTGGACAATGCCATGGAAGATGTTAACAACAAATACCTGGCACTAGAAATGGCAGAAAAGAACGCCGTACGCACAGCCCTTATTGAAGAACGCAGTCGCTTCTGTTTTTTCATTAGCTACTTGAGGCCCTTTGTT GACCATGAGGTGAGTTTGCTGACAGAGATCACACACCTACAGGAGATCATGGAGCACCTGTGTATGCAGTGTAATGACCCCCACACCCTGCCCCCGGCCAGCGAACAGGTCATCATGGATGTAAAGGGATTTGATAGCAGTAGTGTGTGGAACTTCTCACAA CATTCACCCCCGAGCTCTCCGAGTTCAATAGGATCGCGTAAATCCAGCATGTGCAGCATCAATAGTATTACCTCTTCCTCCAGTGGTTCCATCAAATCACACTCTCCCAGTCACCTCAATCATCTCAGAAACTCGGCTCAG CTGCTCCCCAGATTTCGATTA ACAATACCAATGGGTACAGCACGATTAACGAGCGTTTCTTCCCAGGACTCCGGATTTACATCACAAGATACCCTGTTTCTGCGACCTGCTACTCCCACGTCATTAAAAATTCGCCAAAAG GATGCAGATCAGTTAAGTACAGATAATGCTGATGCAGACTCCCAGTCATCAACGCCCTCGGACAACACACCGTCTGCTAGCTCCACGTGGACCAACTGGCCAAACCCACCCAACACCAACTCAAAGGCAGAGGACAACAGACCACACACAATATCTTCTGCTTATGAAAAGACTCACAACAGACCAGCCCTGTCTGCCAGTCTCTTTGAACCACCCTCAGAAATGGCAGAAGAGGAAGACGTTCAGATGAGGAACAAGAAAAAAGAGAGGTCAAATTCCTCATCCAGTTCTGGGTCGGGACACTATGCCCGACCACAGTCTGCTACCATCAACAAAATGCAGCCAGTGTTGCCACCCCTTGCCCCGAAACCAAAGTCCAAGGCAGTGCCACCACCCAAAGTCCCAACACTAG GAGAGGCACCTGCCTATGTGAACATGAGTGATCTCGCAAACATGGCTGCCAACAAGCGAAGGGAGTCGGAGACTGATTTAAGTCCACAGCCCGGGTCTAcggag CTCCCCGAGGACCTGGTGGAAGCAATGCAACAGTTAGATAGTGCTACCGCTGCCTTAAACAGCGAGTACGAACAAGAGGAAGAGAAGCACCAAGCCAAG ATGAAAAGAAACACAATGGAACTAGCGAAGGCAATACAGGAGCTTGAAGCCAGCACGGCGGCGCTCCAGTCCACTTATGATGGAGACAGCAGCACTAGTCAGCACTCCCTGCAGTGTTCCAGTGGTTACGGTACCATGAACAACACACCAGCTCATTCACAGGACACAATAGCCATGGGAG ATTTTGATCATAATACTTCAGAATGCATATCTggcaatgaaaaatatttcaccATCCCTCGTAATTCAGAAATAGGGAATATGTTCAGAGCTGAAATGCAGGCTAAGCGGCCGGCCTCCACTGCAG GTATCCCTGTGTCCAGACAGACAGGTGCCCCTATCACACGCCGCAGTTCCATGAACACTCCAAAGCCACCGCCCCCTGTCAGACGCTCCTCCTCTATCACCACAGCAAATCCACAAACTCTACAGCGACTCAGAAACACTCCCCCTAGACAACTTCAGTCAACTTCTCATGGTCAGGATTCGGACCCAAATCGTACATCGCTACATCGCAGAAGTAACAGTTCAGGGGGAGAACCAGCATACGCTGAATTACAAACAATTCAAATGAGTATTCATGCTCGGCAACAGTTACAGTACCAACCTGAGGCCAGTCCATACGCTTCAGTTGACACACAGCAGATAGCTTACTCAGCCCCTCCAACTCCCTCCCAGTATGGGAATAGATCTATGCCACCAAGTGGACATTATCAGCCCTCCAGTGTTAATCAGGCAGAACTAATGCAGAAGCTGAATGCCCAGTTCTCAGCACTGAATGCTCCCTATCATCAGGCGGATGATAGTCTCCCCCCGCCCCCACCAGAACTAGTCCAGGTAGACCCCGAGTTACCTCCCCCTCCCTCAGCAGCAGAACTGGAGGAGATGGAGAAAGTGTACAGCACCCCTGCTGTACAGCGACCTCCCCCAGTAAACCCTAAACCAGCTCACCCAGGGGCAGATCCCAGTAGACTAAGGGCTTCGTTAGTGTCAGAACTAAAAGGATTACGTAAAGTTTCTAACAGTGAAAATGATTCCGAGTGCTGA
- the LOC128190290 gene encoding protein MTSS 1-like isoform X6 produces MEGGIEKDCTALGGLFQTIITDMRASSVVWEDFTSKAAKLHTSLKATLAAIGGFLEAFQKVADMATGSRGATKEIGSALTRLCMRHKSIEAKLKALTGSIIDNLVNPVQEHSEEWKKSVAQLDKEHAKEYKKARQEIKKAASDTMRLQKKVKKGKNEMQLKLDNAMEDVNNKYLALEMAEKNAVRTALIEERSRFCFFISYLRPFVDHEVSLLTEITHLQEIMEHLCMQCNDPHTLPPASEQVIMDVKGFDSSSVWNFSQHSPPSSPSSIGSRKSSMCSINSITSSSSGSIKSHSPSHLNHLRNSAQLLPRFRLTIPMGTARLTSVSSQDSGFTSQDTLFLRPATPTSLKIRQKDADQLSTDNADADSQSSTPSDNTPSASSTWTNWPNPPNTNSKAEDNRPHTISSAYEKTHNRPALSASLFEPPSEMAEEEDVQMRNKKKERSNSSSSSGSGHYARPQSATINKMQPVLPPLAPKPKSKAVPPPKVPTLGEAPAYVNMSDLANMAANKRRESETDLSPQPGSTELPEDLVEAMQQLDSATAALNSEYEQEEEKHQAKMKRNTMELAKAIQELEASTAALQSTYDGDSSTSQHSLQCSSGYGTMNNTPAHSQDTIAMGGSLKRRYVQTLSMSPASKKSCIPVSRQTGAPITRRSSMNTPKPPPPVRRSSSITTANPQTLQRLRNTPPRQLQSTSHGQDSDPNRTSLHRRSNSSGGEPAYAELQTIQMSIHARQQLQYQPEASPYASVDTQQIAYSAPPTPSQYGNRSMPPSGHYQPSSVNQAELMQKLNAQFSALNAPYHQADDSLPPPPPELVQVDPELPPPPSAAELEEMEKVYSTPAVQRPPPVNPKPAHPGADPSRLRASLVSELKGLRKVSNSENDSEC; encoded by the exons GTGCTACAAAGGAAATTGGTTCAGCTCTTACAAGACTTTGTATGAGACACAAGAGTATAGAAGCTAAGCTGAAGGCGTTAACAGG GTCCATAATTGATAATCTAGTCAATCCAGTTCAGGAACACAGTGAAGAATGGAAAAAATCAGTTGCCCAATTAGATAAAGAACATGCTAAAG aGTACAAAAAAGCACGTCAGGAGATCAAGAAGGCAGCTTCAGACACAATGAGGCTACAGAAAAAGGTCAAGAAAG GAAAGAATGAGATGCAGCTAAAGCTGGACAATGCCATGGAAGATGTTAACAACAAATACCTGGCACTAGAAATGGCAGAAAAGAACGCCGTACGCACAGCCCTTATTGAAGAACGCAGTCGCTTCTGTTTTTTCATTAGCTACTTGAGGCCCTTTGTT GACCATGAGGTGAGTTTGCTGACAGAGATCACACACCTACAGGAGATCATGGAGCACCTGTGTATGCAGTGTAATGACCCCCACACCCTGCCCCCGGCCAGCGAACAGGTCATCATGGATGTAAAGGGATTTGATAGCAGTAGTGTGTGGAACTTCTCACAA CATTCACCCCCGAGCTCTCCGAGTTCAATAGGATCGCGTAAATCCAGCATGTGCAGCATCAATAGTATTACCTCTTCCTCCAGTGGTTCCATCAAATCACACTCTCCCAGTCACCTCAATCATCTCAGAAACTCGGCTCAG CTGCTCCCCAGATTTCGATTA ACAATACCAATGGGTACAGCACGATTAACGAGCGTTTCTTCCCAGGACTCCGGATTTACATCACAAGATACCCTGTTTCTGCGACCTGCTACTCCCACGTCATTAAAAATTCGCCAAAAG GATGCAGATCAGTTAAGTACAGATAATGCTGATGCAGACTCCCAGTCATCAACGCCCTCGGACAACACACCGTCTGCTAGCTCCACGTGGACCAACTGGCCAAACCCACCCAACACCAACTCAAAGGCAGAGGACAACAGACCACACACAATATCTTCTGCTTATGAAAAGACTCACAACAGACCAGCCCTGTCTGCCAGTCTCTTTGAACCACCCTCAGAAATGGCAGAAGAGGAAGACGTTCAGATGAGGAACAAGAAAAAAGAGAGGTCAAATTCCTCATCCAGTTCTGGGTCGGGACACTATGCCCGACCACAGTCTGCTACCATCAACAAAATGCAGCCAGTGTTGCCACCCCTTGCCCCGAAACCAAAGTCCAAGGCAGTGCCACCACCCAAAGTCCCAACACTAG GAGAGGCACCTGCCTATGTGAACATGAGTGATCTCGCAAACATGGCTGCCAACAAGCGAAGGGAGTCGGAGACTGATTTAAGTCCACAGCCCGGGTCTAcggag CTCCCCGAGGACCTGGTGGAAGCAATGCAACAGTTAGATAGTGCTACCGCTGCCTTAAACAGCGAGTACGAACAAGAGGAAGAGAAGCACCAAGCCAAG ATGAAAAGAAACACAATGGAACTAGCGAAGGCAATACAGGAGCTTGAAGCCAGCACGGCGGCGCTCCAGTCCACTTATGATGGAGACAGCAGCACTAGTCAGCACTCCCTGCAGTGTTCCAGTGGTTACGGTACCATGAACAACACACCAGCTCATTCACAGGACACAATAGCCATGGGAG GAAGTCTCAAGAGACGTTATGTGCAGACTCTCAGCATGTCACCTGCTTCAAAAAAGTCTT GTATCCCTGTGTCCAGACAGACAGGTGCCCCTATCACACGCCGCAGTTCCATGAACACTCCAAAGCCACCGCCCCCTGTCAGACGCTCCTCCTCTATCACCACAGCAAATCCACAAACTCTACAGCGACTCAGAAACACTCCCCCTAGACAACTTCAGTCAACTTCTCATGGTCAGGATTCGGACCCAAATCGTACATCGCTACATCGCAGAAGTAACAGTTCAGGGGGAGAACCAGCATACGCTGAATTACAAACAATTCAAATGAGTATTCATGCTCGGCAACAGTTACAGTACCAACCTGAGGCCAGTCCATACGCTTCAGTTGACACACAGCAGATAGCTTACTCAGCCCCTCCAACTCCCTCCCAGTATGGGAATAGATCTATGCCACCAAGTGGACATTATCAGCCCTCCAGTGTTAATCAGGCAGAACTAATGCAGAAGCTGAATGCCCAGTTCTCAGCACTGAATGCTCCCTATCATCAGGCGGATGATAGTCTCCCCCCGCCCCCACCAGAACTAGTCCAGGTAGACCCCGAGTTACCTCCCCCTCCCTCAGCAGCAGAACTGGAGGAGATGGAGAAAGTGTACAGCACCCCTGCTGTACAGCGACCTCCCCCAGTAAACCCTAAACCAGCTCACCCAGGGGCAGATCCCAGTAGACTAAGGGCTTCGTTAGTGTCAGAACTAAAAGGATTACGTAAAGTTTCTAACAGTGAAAATGATTCCGAGTGCTGA